One region of Vicinamibacterales bacterium genomic DNA includes:
- a CDS encoding putative LPS assembly protein LptD, translating to MTARLCCSIAVLIACCAPPAWAQVPGYTNRQFRLEQIDANHWRFVGTVELENDEVKGQKFYADLVDLYLDTHRIEASGHVLYETPTARIAAERAVFNTQTRLGTFYTASGSASIAERVARDRSMFGTVEPDVYFYGELVEKIGEDKYKVTNGSFTTCVQPTPRWEISAGSVTINVGDYAVLRNAVMHVKDVPLLYLPFLYYPIQDDGRSTGFLLPTYGRSTYQGQSISNAFFWAISRSQDLTLMHDWYTQTGQGYGSEYRWVRSATSNGNVRAYRLNQKAATVNGTAVPESRSVLVNGSVNQTLPLGLTGRARIDYSSNLQLNHLYSRDIYNATLGQSSVTGNVSGSWRSLSLSLSGTRNRTFFNTSQSIITGALPSLTASVSSRRIWRLPVFFAVQSEASRPVYIEKNGAQEIDRGMGKVDITPTLRAPLSSWPFLNTTLNLSYRTTWYSQSTDLDTGRQVNVPYTRNYAEMRADIVGPVFSRVYTPNNFVADRLKHVIEPTFSVSRITSIEGQSRVVLLGSSYDRVVGGVTRMTYGLTNRILVRKAPKGAASGAPSAAAPRELLTANISQSYYSDEEASQFDPNYRSSYADTGTVRRPSKYSPVALTVRSQAASNLGTNLRAEYDWTTRKMLSISTGGDYTTPATTVSVAWSRSLSSFYPTNALNGATRLNLRDGKMTGTYRIDWDIQRSTVIRQGIVAAYNAQCCGLVFEYQVFNSGAFAGIPTFQDRRFNIGFTLAGVGTFSNFFGNFGGGGTY from the coding sequence ATGACCGCCCGCCTCTGCTGCTCGATCGCCGTCCTGATCGCCTGCTGCGCGCCCCCGGCCTGGGCGCAGGTGCCCGGCTATACCAACCGGCAGTTCCGGCTCGAGCAGATCGACGCCAACCACTGGCGCTTCGTCGGCACGGTGGAGCTCGAGAACGACGAGGTGAAGGGCCAGAAGTTCTATGCCGACCTGGTGGACCTGTACCTGGACACCCACCGGATCGAGGCCTCGGGTCACGTCCTGTACGAGACGCCCACGGCGAGAATCGCCGCCGAACGCGCCGTCTTCAACACGCAGACCAGGCTCGGCACCTTCTATACGGCGTCCGGGAGCGCGTCGATCGCCGAGCGCGTCGCCAGGGACCGCAGCATGTTCGGGACCGTCGAACCCGACGTGTACTTCTACGGCGAGCTGGTCGAGAAGATCGGCGAGGACAAGTACAAGGTCACCAACGGCAGCTTCACGACGTGCGTGCAGCCCACGCCGCGCTGGGAAATCTCGGCCGGCTCGGTCACGATCAACGTCGGGGACTACGCCGTGCTTCGCAACGCCGTGATGCACGTGAAGGACGTGCCGCTCCTGTACCTGCCGTTCCTCTACTACCCGATCCAGGACGACGGGCGGTCCACGGGATTCCTCCTGCCCACCTACGGCCGCTCCACCTACCAGGGCCAGTCGATCAGCAACGCCTTCTTCTGGGCGATCTCGCGCAGCCAGGACCTGACGCTCATGCACGACTGGTACACGCAGACCGGCCAGGGCTACGGGTCCGAGTACCGCTGGGTCCGCTCGGCCACGTCGAACGGCAACGTACGCGCCTACCGGCTCAACCAGAAGGCCGCCACCGTGAACGGCACGGCGGTGCCGGAGTCGCGCAGCGTGCTCGTGAACGGGTCGGTCAACCAGACGCTGCCCCTCGGCCTCACGGGCCGCGCGCGGATCGACTACTCGTCGAACCTCCAGCTCAACCACCTCTACAGCCGCGACATCTACAACGCCACGCTCGGCCAGAGTTCGGTCACCGGCAACGTGTCGGGGTCCTGGCGCTCGCTCAGCCTGTCGCTCAGCGGCACCCGTAACCGGACGTTCTTCAACACTTCGCAGTCCATCATCACGGGCGCGCTGCCGAGCCTCACGGCCTCGGTGTCGAGCCGGCGGATCTGGCGGCTGCCGGTGTTCTTCGCCGTGCAGTCCGAGGCGTCGCGGCCCGTGTACATCGAGAAGAACGGCGCGCAGGAGATCGACAGGGGCATGGGAAAGGTGGACATCACGCCGACGCTGCGCGCGCCCCTCAGCAGCTGGCCGTTCCTCAACACCACGCTGAACCTGTCGTACCGCACCACGTGGTACAGCCAGAGCACGGACCTCGACACCGGCCGGCAGGTGAACGTGCCCTACACCCGCAACTACGCGGAGATGCGCGCCGACATCGTGGGCCCGGTCTTCAGCCGCGTGTACACGCCCAACAACTTCGTGGCCGACCGGCTGAAGCACGTGATCGAGCCCACGTTCTCGGTGTCCCGCATCACGTCGATCGAAGGGCAGAGCCGCGTCGTGCTCCTCGGCAGCTCGTACGACCGCGTGGTGGGAGGCGTCACGCGGATGACGTACGGCCTCACCAACAGGATCCTGGTCCGGAAGGCTCCCAAGGGCGCGGCATCCGGCGCGCCGTCGGCGGCGGCCCCGCGCGAGCTCCTGACGGCGAACATCAGCCAGAGCTACTACAGCGACGAGGAAGCGAGCCAGTTCGATCCCAACTACCGGTCGAGCTACGCCGACACCGGCACGGTGCGGCGCCCCAGCAAATACTCGCCGGTGGCCCTCACGGTCCGGTCCCAGGCGGCCTCGAACCTCGGGACGAACCTCCGCGCCGAGTACGACTGGACGACCAGGAAGATGCTGTCCATCTCCACCGGCGGCGACTACACCACGCCGGCCACGACGGTGTCGGTCGCCTGGAGCCGCAGCTTGTCGTCCTTCTATCCCACCAACGCCCTGAACGGCGCCACGCGCCTGAACCTCCGCGACGGGAAGATGACGGGCACGTACCGCATCGATTGGGACATCCAGCGCTCCACGGTCATCCGGCAGGGCATCGTGGCGGCGTACAACGCCCAGTGCTGCGGCCTCGTCTTCGAGTACCAGGTCTTCAACTCCGGCGCGTTCGCCGGCATTCCGACGTTCCAGGACCGGCGCTTCAACATCGGGTTCACCCTGGCCGGCGTGGGCACGTTCTCGAACTTCTTCGGCAACTTCGGCGGCGGGGGGACGTATTGA